A genomic window from Gammaproteobacteria bacterium includes:
- a CDS encoding TRAP transporter substrate-binding protein, translating to MKTPFRLVIAAVLALAAIPGYAAEYTIKFSHVVAPNTPKGKAADLFAELVDKKTKGRVKVEVFPNSQLYNDNKVLEAMRLESSKTTGYMAAPSLSKFVKFSDTLQAFDLPYLFSDMNDVHKLVDSPIMDRMTSGLDSKGLHALTVWDNGMKVFSTKGGAPLKKSPADFKGKKFRIQSSDVASSMITHLGGTPQKLPFKEVYTALAQGVVDGQENAWSNIYSKKFHEVQDYISVSNHSYLGYLMVVSSEFWKGLPKDVREQVSSALKEATAANRKYAAEADTEDRQKIEKAGYAKVVDMSKAERAAWRKATEPVWAEFRDKIGADLIDDINKLLGR from the coding sequence ATGAAAACTCCATTTCGACTCGTTATAGCGGCAGTATTGGCTCTGGCAGCAATACCGGGCTATGCCGCAGAATATACCATCAAGTTTTCCCACGTGGTTGCGCCCAATACACCAAAAGGCAAGGCGGCTGACCTGTTCGCCGAACTGGTGGACAAAAAGACCAAGGGCCGCGTGAAAGTGGAAGTGTTCCCCAATTCCCAGCTTTACAATGACAACAAGGTGCTGGAAGCAATGCGCCTGGAATCCAGCAAGACCACGGGTTATATGGCGGCACCGAGCCTGTCCAAGTTCGTGAAGTTCTCCGATACGCTTCAGGCCTTTGACTTGCCCTACCTGTTCAGTGACATGAATGATGTGCACAAGCTCGTGGACTCGCCGATCATGGACCGTATGACTTCCGGCCTGGACAGCAAGGGCCTGCATGCGCTGACTGTCTGGGACAATGGCATGAAAGTATTCTCCACCAAGGGCGGCGCGCCACTGAAGAAATCTCCGGCTGATTTCAAGGGCAAGAAATTCCGTATCCAGTCCTCTGATGTGGCCAGTTCCATGATTACCCACCTCGGTGGTACACCGCAGAAGTTGCCGTTCAAGGAAGTCTATACTGCACTGGCGCAGGGTGTTGTCGACGGCCAGGAAAATGCCTGGTCCAACATCTACTCAAAGAAATTCCATGAAGTTCAGGACTACATCTCCGTGTCCAATCACTCATACCTTGGCTACCTGATGGTGGTGAGCAGCGAGTTCTGGAAAGGGTTGCCGAAAGATGTGCGTGAACAGGTTTCGTCAGCCCTGAAAGAAGCCACCGCTGCCAACCGCAAGTATGCCGCAGAAGCTGATACCGAAGATCGTCAGAAGATCGAAAAAGCCGGCTATGCCAAGGTTGTCGACATGAGCAAGGCCGAACGTGCCGCCTGGCGCAAGGCCACCGAACCGGTCTGGGCCGAGTTCCGTGACAAGATTGGCGCCGACCTGATCGATGACATTAACAAGCTGCTCGGACGCTGA